One bacterium genomic region harbors:
- a CDS encoding S41 family peptidase, producing the protein MKKRLFFSAILICLIALSLNLAFIHGGAATKNIFQDLRLFSEVLHIVQGNYVEEVKSSDLIYGAIKGMLLTLDPYSQYMRPDDYKEMQIHTKGSFGGLGIVIAIKDNFLTIISPIEGTPAFRAGLHSGDRIIKIDGEPTKDLTLEQAVNKMRGPKGTKVSISILRDGEDELMEFDLIRDLIKIKSIKAKMFPDGIGYIRLIEFKENSGEELGKALDKLKAEGMKSLILDLRHNPGGLLNVSVQVADYFIPKGGLVVYTKGRSPDQTVEFRSDREPIDKNIPLVVLVNKGSASASEIVAGAIQDHHRGVIIGEKTFGKASVQTIIPLSDDSGLRLTTARYYTPSGRSIHGEGINPDLVIELSHAAQMNIAESSQKKESEEVSVQQTKWEEKHENLTFEEKLESSENDEINVRKLTAWEDAYGTDGKGNFDVQLKWGVDVLLAQEVYRSL; encoded by the coding sequence ATGAAAAAGAGATTATTTTTTTCGGCCATACTGATATGTTTAATCGCGTTAAGCCTAAATTTGGCCTTTATTCACGGGGGCGCGGCCACCAAAAATATCTTCCAGGACTTGCGCTTATTTTCCGAAGTCCTCCATATAGTCCAGGGCAATTATGTGGAGGAGGTTAAAAGTTCTGACCTGATTTACGGCGCAATCAAAGGGATGCTCTTAACGCTAGACCCTTACAGCCAATATATGCGCCCGGATGATTATAAAGAAATGCAGATACATACAAAAGGAAGTTTTGGAGGATTGGGCATTGTGATTGCAATTAAAGATAACTTTTTGACTATTATTTCCCCGATTGAAGGAACGCCTGCTTTTCGCGCGGGGCTGCATTCAGGAGACAGGATTATTAAAATTGACGGAGAACCCACTAAGGACCTCACATTGGAGCAGGCTGTTAATAAAATGCGGGGCCCAAAGGGGACAAAGGTTTCAATCAGCATCTTACGGGATGGAGAAGATGAACTTATGGAATTTGACTTAATCAGGGATCTTATTAAAATAAAAAGTATAAAAGCTAAAATGTTTCCTGACGGTATCGGATATATCCGCCTGATTGAATTTAAAGAAAACAGCGGGGAGGAATTAGGAAAGGCGTTGGATAAGCTGAAGGCGGAAGGTATGAAGTCATTGATTTTGGATTTAAGGCATAATCCCGGCGGGTTATTAAATGTTTCAGTGCAGGTCGCGGATTATTTTATTCCGAAAGGAGGGCTAGTTGTTTATACAAAAGGCCGGAGTCCGGACCAGACAGTGGAATTTCGTTCGGACAGGGAACCTATCGATAAAAATATTCCTTTAGTGGTCCTGGTAAATAAGGGCAGTGCGAGCGCTTCAGAAATTGTCGCAGGAGCAATCCAGGACCATCACCGCGGTGTGATTATCGGCGAGAAGACTTTTGGCAAAGCGTCAGTCCAGACTATTATTCCCCTTTCGGATGACTCAGGGCTACGTTTGACCACCGCGCGTTATTATACCCCAAGCGGCAGAAGTATACACGGTGAAGGAATAAACCCTGATTTGGTGATTGAGCTTTCTCACGCCGCCCAGATGAATATAGCTGAAAGTTCCCAGAAGAAAGAAAGTGAAGAAGTTTCTGTGCAGCAGACTAAATGGGAAGAAAAGCACGAAAATCTTACTTTTGAAGAGAAACTTGAAAGTTCGGAAAATGATGAGATAAATGTAAGGAAATTGACTGCATGGGAAGATGCCTATGGAACGGATGGAAAAGGAAATTTTGATGTTCAGTTGAAATGGGGTGTGGATGTTTTACTGGCACAGGAGGTTTATAGAAGCCTTTAG
- the tsaD gene encoding tRNA (adenosine(37)-N6)-threonylcarbamoyltransferase complex transferase subunit TsaD → MYILGIETSCDETAAAVVNDKSGLLSNIVFSQLKIHKPYGGVVPEFASRNHLAKTNMVINRAIEKARIKLTDLDAIAVTYKPGLVGSLLIGISTAKALAYALNIPVIGINHLYGHIYANYIDDKRKKFPGIALVVSGGHTSLFLCSNHTKFSQLSQTRDDAAGEAFDKVSKIMNLGYPGGPLIEKLAKEGNPSVFKFPFARFKKGNKLDFSFSGLKTAVWYEYNKNKNADNNYLRNLAAGFQRSVIEVLVRNTFEAAKECKIKNILLAGGVAANSALRRSMEDKAKKEGLNLYCPPKKFCTDNAAMIATAGIYKYKKGMKFRFDLEALRTGNELNVKNR, encoded by the coding sequence ATGTATATTCTCGGTATTGAAACTTCCTGTGATGAAACCGCGGCCGCGGTTGTAAATGATAAAAGCGGATTATTGTCAAATATTGTATTTTCTCAGTTAAAAATTCATAAACCTTATGGCGGCGTGGTTCCCGAGTTCGCGAGCCGTAACCATTTAGCGAAAACAAATATGGTTATTAACCGGGCAATTGAAAAAGCCCGCATAAAACTCACGGACCTGGACGCGATAGCGGTTACTTATAAACCCGGCCTTGTTGGTTCACTTTTGATAGGTATTTCGACAGCAAAGGCGTTAGCTTATGCTTTGAATATTCCTGTTATCGGAATAAACCATCTTTACGGCCATATTTACGCAAATTACATAGACGACAAAAGAAAAAAATTCCCGGGTATTGCCCTGGTTGTTTCCGGGGGGCATACAAGCCTGTTTCTTTGTTCAAATCATACTAAATTTTCACAGCTTAGCCAGACAAGAGACGATGCTGCCGGTGAGGCTTTCGATAAAGTTTCGAAGATTATGAATTTAGGTTACCCGGGCGGGCCTTTGATTGAAAAGCTGGCAAAAGAGGGGAATCCATCTGTATTTAAATTTCCTTTCGCAAGGTTTAAAAAAGGAAATAAATTGGATTTTAGTTTCAGCGGGTTAAAGACGGCGGTATGGTATGAGTATAATAAAAATAAGAACGCGGATAATAACTATTTGCGGAATCTTGCCGCCGGGTTTCAGCGGTCGGTTATTGAAGTTTTAGTCAGGAATACTTTTGAGGCCGCGAAAGAATGTAAAATTAAAAATATTTTATTGGCAGGCGGTGTGGCGGCAAATTCTGCTTTACGCAGGTCAATGGAAGACAAAGCAAAAAAGGAAGGATTAAATCTTTATTGTCCCCCTAAAAAATTTTGCACGGATAATGCGGCGATGATTGCAACCGCAGGTATATATAAATATAAAAAAGGAATGAAATTCAGATTTGATTTAGAGGCTCTTAGAACCGGGAATGAATTAAATGTTAAAAATAGGTAA
- the dusB gene encoding tRNA dihydrouridine synthase DusB, translating to MLKIGNLELKNNIILAPMAGYTNLPFRLLVKEISGCGLVCSEMISSEGLVRKNKKTQDLLISAKEEKPVSFQIFGNNPDVMAEAGIFLEEMGADIVDLNFGCPEPKIVRAGGGSVLLKSPPLLFSIVSAVRKKIKIPLTVKIRSGWDENNINAVMVAKGCEDCGVDGIVIHPRTRSRFFYGHSDWRVIKDIKSEVKIPVIGNGDVAKVSDAEEMAEKTGCDGIMIGRGAVGRPWFLMQINHYLTTGKKIEDPDFCEKINIMLKHIEYLCYYKSKEKAIYEMRKYISFYFKGMFHAKIWRKELMDIKTINGVRHFLGQIKTYEKTQSV from the coding sequence ATGTTAAAAATAGGTAATCTTGAATTAAAAAATAATATTATTTTAGCGCCTATGGCCGGATATACCAATTTACCTTTTAGATTGCTTGTAAAAGAAATATCAGGCTGCGGTTTGGTATGTTCGGAAATGATAAGCAGCGAAGGATTGGTAAGAAAAAATAAGAAAACACAGGACCTCCTGATAAGCGCAAAAGAAGAAAAACCTGTCAGTTTCCAGATATTCGGAAACAATCCGGATGTGATGGCTGAGGCAGGTATATTTTTAGAGGAAATGGGAGCTGATATTGTTGATTTAAATTTCGGGTGTCCGGAACCCAAAATTGTGCGCGCAGGAGGCGGGTCAGTTTTATTAAAAAGCCCGCCCCTGCTTTTTTCAATAGTTTCGGCTGTCAGGAAAAAAATCAAAATTCCCCTGACTGTAAAAATCCGTTCCGGCTGGGACGAAAATAATATTAACGCGGTAATGGTTGCCAAAGGATGTGAAGACTGCGGGGTGGACGGCATTGTAATTCATCCAAGAACAAGGAGCCGGTTTTTTTATGGGCATTCTGACTGGCGGGTTATAAAAGATATTAAATCTGAAGTTAAAATTCCTGTAATCGGGAACGGAGATGTTGCAAAAGTTTCCGATGCGGAGGAAATGGCAGAAAAAACCGGCTGCGACGGAATCATGATTGGCCGCGGCGCGGTAGGCCGGCCGTGGTTTTTGATGCAGATAAACCATTATTTAACAACAGGGAAAAAAATAGAAGACCCGGATTTTTGCGAAAAAATAAATATCATGCTCAAACATATTGAATACCTTTGTTATTATAAAAGCAAAGAAAAAGCTATTTATGAAATGCGCAAGTATATCTCCTTTTATTTTAAGGGAATGTTTCACGCGAAAATATGGCGCAAAGAATTAATGGATATAAAAACAATAAACGGTGTCAGGCATTTTTTGGGGCAGATAAAAACATATGAAAAAACTCAATCTGTTTAA